One segment of Mugil cephalus isolate CIBA_MC_2020 chromosome 14, CIBA_Mcephalus_1.1, whole genome shotgun sequence DNA contains the following:
- the si:ch73-345f18.3 gene encoding uncharacterized protein si:ch73-345f18.3 codes for MIRSLCCCFFSDDSSSNERQPLLNSRPSEVNGAESARQARAAHKDAQTVKRIGRLVMRRVGVQELDRRFSDMAETFNEQQECYEAMVQHIRNLQQTWGCTRDDSLALAECVDKMRKEQEGSFIVYLKMKGYDFSLSVDPVRSSEGKAPPPALRLAQNELKGASESAKATISKSTTLLELIGWLLRCQDQMAEQLNEAAPTYQERGRLKENLEENMREVRRAKELSQGYRQQAGDILTEAAQIAGAHI; via the exons ATGATCcgttctctctgctgctgcttcttctccgACGATAGCTCAAGCAACGAG AGGCAGCCTCTCCTGAACTCCAGACCATCTGAAGTGAATGGAGCTGAATCAGCCAGACAGGCCCGAGCAGCGCACAAGG ATGCACAGACTGTGAAACGGATTGGGAGGTTGGTGATGAGGCGGGTTGGTGTGCAAGAGTTAGATCGGAGGTTTTCTGACATGGCTGAGACCTTCAACGAGCAGCAAGAATGCTACGAGGCCATGGTCCAGCACATCAGAAACCTACAACAGACCTGGGGATGTACCCGCGACGATTCTCTGGCTCTAGCTGAATGTGTGGACAAGATGAGAAAGGAGCAGG AGGGCTCCTTTATCGTCTATCTCAAGATGAAGGGCTACGACTTCTCCCTCAGCGTGGATCCTGTGAGGTCAAGCGAGGGCAAAGCGCCGCCTCCTGCTCTGAGGTTGGCTCAGAATGAATTGAAAGGCGCTTCTGAGAGCGCCAAGGCCACCATCTCAAAGAGCACCACATTACTGGAGCTTATTGGCTGGCTGCTCCGTTGCCAGGATCAGATGGCAGAGCAACTGAATGAGGCAGCACCAACATACCAAGAGCGAGGAAGGCTGAAGGAGAATCTGGAGGAGAACATGAGGGAAGTGAGGAGGGCGAAGGAGTTGTCGCAGGGATACAGACAGCAGGCCGGGGACATTCTCACAGAGGCTGCACAAATAGCCGGGGCCCATATCTAG